One part of the Rutidosis leptorrhynchoides isolate AG116_Rl617_1_P2 chromosome 1, CSIRO_AGI_Rlap_v1, whole genome shotgun sequence genome encodes these proteins:
- the LOC139843696 gene encoding uncharacterized protein, whose translation MEINGFAQQGDESLYDAWFRFKKLLRACPPHGLNKKEYINTFYRDCITFTKQYLDSTSGGIFMYKSQNAVEIMLEDMSINTYEWAPSPRDLTRKSVVQVESDKGQVTLASLNNQLQTFGKELKKIQQTVVAMQQQLRNQQASFQNLASTIGRISNQVAERPQGTLPLNTQVNPNNYNNNRNNQQNHQNNKRVIPIESNTTNPTQNQASSSNPTNTYAQVNLIDSTEEDQSEYPQAFKFDIEGDKFDFDEALEIDIIDYRVFKFSEDLYDATFIPYQVKSVMSMEATESTCKELKGDFEQFQLGKVDKEQKVETLSNTKAQKNEVEVLATSTKEKNETPVSHPQSLPPTHLNDVDCKSTLPDNENIYVKLPLEEVLENMPNYGRFLKTLMAKKGDVEQASTAFLKKECDGILKKCNLPSKMGDPGPFLIPCNVNSSEMLTSLVDSGASFNFMPYFVYKRLGLCDLLPTTMRVKLVDQSINSSIGIAEDLIVKVGDMEFLIDFVIVDIKEDPVVPLVLGRPFLATAGSFFDFRTGKLTLRNKGKCMSIKTQTC comes from the exons ATGGAGATTAATGGGTTTGCACAACAGGGTGATGAGAGTTTGTATGATGCATGGTTTCGATTCAAGAAGCTactaagagcttgcccaccgcatgGTTTGAACAAGAAGGAGTATATCAACACATTCTATCGGGATTGTATTACTTTTACGAAGCAATATCTTGATTCTACATCCGGTGGGATATTTATGTACAAATCACAAAATGCGGTCGAAATTATGTTAGAAGACATGTCGATCAACACgtatgaatgggcaccttcaccgcgAGATTTGACAAGGAAAAGTGTAGTACAAGTCGAGAGTGATAAGGGACAAGTGACGcttgcaagcttgaacaatcaaCTTCAAACATTTGGAAAAGAATTGAAGAAGATTCAACAaacggtagttgcaatgcaa CAACAACtccgaaaccaacaagcctcattccaaaACCTTGCGAGCACCATTGGAAGAATTTCAAATCAAGTTGCCGAAAGACCACAAGGAACTTTACCTTTAAACACTCAAGTTAACCCgaataattacaacaacaatcggaaCAACCAACAAAACCACCAAAATAACAAGAGGGTTATTCCTATCGAGAGCAACACTACCAATCCAACCCAAAATCAAGCGAGTTCATCAAATCCTACCAATACTTATGCTCAAGTGAACTTGATTGATTCAACCGAAGAGGATCAATCCGAATATCCTCAAGCTTTCAAGTTCGACATTGAAGGAGACAAGTTTGATTTTGATGAAGCGTTGGAAATTGATATTATCGACTATAGGGTATTCAAGTTTTCGGAAGATTTGTACGATGCAACATTCATTCCCTACCAAGTTAAAAGTGTAATGTCCATGGAGGCTACCGAGTCGACATGCAAGGAGTTAAAGGGTGATTTTGAGCAATTTCAATTGGGAAAGGTTGATAAAGAGCAAAAGGTCGAAACTTTATCGAATACAAAGGCACAAAAGAATGAGGTCGAGGTTCTTGCTACATCAACTAAGGAGAAAAATGAGACACCGGTCTCACATCCTCAATCATTACCTCCTACACATCTAAATGATGTGGATTGTAAGTCAACCTTACCCGACAACgaaaatatttatgttaaactcccCTTGGAGGAGGTGCTTGAGAATATGCCCAACTATGGGAGATTTTTGAAGACACTCATGGCCAAAAAAGGAGATGTTGAGCAAGCATCCACCGCTTTCTTGAAAAAGGAGTGTGATGGAATTTTAAAGAAATGTAACCTACCTTCAAAAATGGGTGATCCTGGACCTTTCCTTATCCCATGCAATGTAAACAGTTCAGAGATGCTCACATCTTTAGTCGATTCAGGGGCAAGTTTCAACTTCATGCCCTACTTCGTTTACAAAAGGCTAGGCCTATGTGACCTTTTACCCACTACAATGAGAGTTAAATTAGTTGATCAATCAATTAACTCTAGTATAGGAATCGCCGAAGACTTAATTGTTAAGGTGGGGGACATGGAATTTCTCATTGACTTTGTTATTGTTGATATAAAGGAAGACCCGGTTGTGCCCCTTGTTTTGGGAAGGCCATTTTTGGCAACCGCGGGCTCCTTCTTTGACTTTAGAACCGGGAAATTGACTCTTCGGAATAAAGGGAAATGCATGAGCATAAAAACACAAACGTGTTAA